A genomic region of Candidatus Methylacidithermus pantelleriae contains the following coding sequences:
- a CDS encoding PTS sugar transporter subunit IIA codes for MVEEDMLVSDLLSPEQIKLELTSTTRLEAIYEVALLLEHHPCVVELQSFYQAVVARERLQSTYVGEGVAFPHARTDFVKDMVIAVGRSSQGIYFGDAERKVSLIFLLGTPKRLTSHYLALVGGLARLVKDTTVRTQLIQAPTAERFIAVLEEAEKRI; via the coding sequence ATGGTGGAGGAGGATATGCTGGTCTCCGATCTTCTATCTCCGGAACAAATCAAGTTGGAACTTACTAGCACGACCCGGTTGGAAGCCATCTACGAGGTTGCCCTCCTTCTGGAACATCATCCTTGCGTCGTGGAGTTGCAAAGCTTCTATCAGGCGGTGGTAGCGCGCGAGCGGCTCCAGTCCACCTATGTCGGAGAGGGGGTCGCCTTTCCCCATGCTCGCACCGATTTTGTGAAAGACATGGTGATCGCTGTTGGCCGGAGTTCCCAAGGAATCTATTTTGGCGACGCCGAGCGCAAAGTTTCCCTCATTTTCCTTCTTGGAACCCCCAAGCGCTTGACAAGCCATTATCTGGCTCTGGTGGGAGGGCTTGCAAGACTAGTCAAGGATACCACGGTGAGAACGCAGTTAATACAGGCACCCACGGCGGAGCGTTTTATCGCTGTTTTGGAAGAAGCGGAAAAGCGTATTTAG
- a CDS encoding NAD(+)/NADH kinase: MTSLLLTENAPSQCHFLPYAEPKPWPFFPMETGGLLRPWGNEVNQLSCPRNGLASREGVPRPGNQEEPNPLAGCCPGPRKIGLVWLAIVGHFVAREGGWMRIGVIANRTKAGALGFLKTLKDVSGQYGVELFWEEGTAKLLHLQGHTLEFLREKADLLLVAGGDGSILRVVQSIYPSQIPILGINIGGLGFLTAVTGDEIGAALTHIVAGKLRYSERLVLQTRVRAGGKESEIPCALNDLVAFRTTAHMARLRVFSGPFLVSDYEADGLIVATPTGSTAYALSAGGPIVLPEARVFTLNPICPHTLTNRTLVLSADSTLRIEVPPRCAPVRLEFDGHSGGVLHAGDWAEVGVAPHPVRLAFLAQRDFFGILRQKLGWRGTTLTSLALEEQAQPEAK, encoded by the coding sequence ATGACAAGCTTGCTCCTGACAGAGAACGCCCCAAGCCAGTGTCATTTCCTTCCCTACGCCGAGCCGAAACCCTGGCCATTTTTTCCAATGGAGACAGGAGGGTTGTTGCGGCCATGGGGCAATGAAGTGAACCAGCTCTCTTGCCCTAGGAATGGATTGGCCAGCCGTGAAGGGGTTCCGCGACCCGGTAACCAGGAAGAGCCCAATCCTTTGGCCGGGTGTTGTCCTGGCCCTCGCAAGATTGGCCTTGTTTGGCTTGCGATCGTAGGTCATTTTGTCGCGAGGGAAGGAGGCTGGATGCGGATCGGTGTCATTGCCAACCGGACCAAAGCGGGCGCCCTTGGTTTTCTCAAGACACTCAAGGATGTTTCAGGCCAGTACGGCGTCGAACTTTTCTGGGAGGAGGGAACCGCTAAGCTCCTCCATCTTCAAGGACACACACTGGAATTTCTCCGGGAAAAGGCCGACCTTCTCCTGGTCGCGGGAGGGGATGGTTCCATTCTGCGGGTGGTACAGTCGATTTACCCAAGCCAGATCCCCATTCTGGGCATTAACATTGGGGGACTGGGGTTTCTCACCGCGGTAACAGGAGATGAGATAGGAGCGGCTCTCACCCACATTGTCGCGGGTAAGCTTCGGTATAGCGAGAGGCTGGTACTCCAAACCAGAGTCCGCGCCGGAGGCAAAGAAAGTGAAATTCCCTGTGCTTTGAATGATCTTGTCGCCTTTCGGACCACGGCTCACATGGCACGCCTGCGAGTATTTTCCGGTCCCTTTTTGGTCAGCGATTACGAAGCTGATGGTCTGATTGTGGCAACGCCAACCGGTTCCACCGCCTATGCCCTTTCCGCAGGAGGTCCTATCGTTTTGCCGGAAGCAAGAGTATTTACGCTCAACCCCATTTGCCCGCATACCCTGACCAACCGGACACTTGTTCTTTCTGCCGACTCCACCCTCCGGATCGAAGTGCCGCCTCGTTGTGCTCCGGTCCGTCTGGAGTTTGATGGGCATTCGGGCGGTGTTTTGCACGCAGGCGATTGGGCAGAGGTCGGTGTCGCTCCCCATCCTGTGCGCTTGGCCTTTTTGGCTCAAAGAGATTTCTTTGGAATCCTTCGCCAAAAACTCGGTTGGAGGGGGACCACGCTCACTAGCCTCGCACTGGAAGAGCAAGCCCAACCGGAAGCAAAATAA
- a CDS encoding ROK family protein — translation MDGPSFHSRTTLRIGIDLGGSKSEIALLTPDGRTLCRYRRPTPRGSYEAILQSVVSLVQEVEDRWKVRGIPIGIGTPGSISPETGLLQNSNITELNGKPLRKDLQELLGPRVRIENDANCFTLSEARDGAACHARVVFGVILGTGTGGGIVVEGKLLPGVNRVAGEWGHNPLPWPTPEEFPGPPCYCGKRGCIETFLSGPGLSLDFRTKTGLELSAQIIAERSRQGDMQCREAILLYIDRLARSLACVINILDPDVIVLGGGLSQIPAIYTEIGKFLPRYVFFSHTPRTRIVRNLHGDSSGVRGAAWLWDLES, via the coding sequence GTGGACGGTCCGTCTTTCCATTCTCGTACTACCCTTCGGATCGGGATTGATCTTGGAGGGAGCAAATCAGAAATCGCTCTGCTCACCCCAGATGGACGAACCCTGTGCCGTTACCGGCGCCCAACTCCCCGTGGGAGTTACGAGGCCATCCTTCAAAGCGTCGTTAGCCTTGTCCAAGAAGTAGAGGATCGGTGGAAAGTCCGGGGAATTCCCATAGGCATCGGTACTCCAGGATCGATCTCCCCGGAAACCGGGCTCCTGCAAAATTCCAATATCACCGAGCTCAACGGAAAACCCTTGCGAAAGGACTTGCAGGAGCTTCTGGGACCCAGGGTCCGGATCGAGAATGATGCCAACTGCTTTACCCTTTCAGAAGCTCGGGACGGAGCCGCCTGTCATGCTCGGGTCGTATTTGGAGTGATTCTAGGAACCGGAACAGGCGGAGGCATTGTCGTAGAGGGCAAACTTTTACCGGGAGTGAACCGGGTAGCCGGCGAATGGGGGCATAACCCCCTGCCCTGGCCCACCCCGGAAGAATTTCCCGGCCCGCCGTGCTATTGTGGCAAACGGGGCTGCATTGAGACCTTTCTTTCCGGACCGGGCCTTTCGCTGGATTTTCGAACGAAAACCGGATTAGAGCTCTCCGCGCAAATCATCGCGGAACGATCTCGTCAAGGAGACATGCAATGTAGGGAAGCGATTCTCCTGTATATCGACCGCCTAGCTCGTTCTCTTGCCTGTGTCATCAACATCCTGGATCCCGATGTGATTGTTCTAGGAGGTGGACTTTCCCAGATCCCCGCTATCTACACGGAGATTGGAAAGTTTTTACCCCGCTATGTTTTCTTTTCCCATACGCCTAGAACCAGGATCGTCCGCAACCTTCACGGGGACTCAAGCGGTGTTCGAGGTGCAGCGTGGCTTTGGGATCTGGAAAGTTGA
- a CDS encoding TonB-dependent receptor plug domain-containing protein translates to MIPASEEAHETLSQFPGGTNYIGASEYERGRSSTLQDVLGFQAGVYIQEAYAGPNDLRLSIRGSGLARPNYGIWGTMILQDGLPWTFADGATFALSNIDPLAMQYVEVYRGANALPYGSATLGGAINFVSQTGYSSPLLTARFEAGSFGYLRGQLAGGTVEGPVDAYGSLSEFYEAGFRGHSESNSIRLTANVGYRIGDDAENRIYYSYINQRQYLPGPLTLAQTESDPEEPNRAFFRMNLRRFWDLSRIADLATVRVDPDQDIRTGIYWQNAQLWHPIFTFLHASYNDFGALFQYRGSGELFGHSDRWVVGLLPQGEFRGETDFQMFFGRPDQGPLQANSFSVAATVPLYGENRFSITDDFTLITGLQLAWAYRSNEAFTFIPSPPSHFTGSASSSKDYYGVNPKVGILW, encoded by the coding sequence GTGATTCCGGCTTCAGAAGAAGCTCACGAAACGCTAAGTCAATTCCCAGGTGGCACCAATTACATCGGTGCCAGCGAATATGAGCGCGGGAGAAGCTCAACTCTGCAAGACGTTCTTGGTTTCCAGGCTGGCGTTTATATCCAGGAAGCCTATGCCGGACCCAACGACCTACGGCTTTCCATTCGAGGTTCTGGGCTCGCTAGGCCTAACTACGGAATCTGGGGAACCATGATTTTGCAGGATGGGCTTCCCTGGACCTTTGCTGATGGGGCTACGTTTGCCCTCTCCAATATTGATCCCTTGGCCATGCAGTACGTGGAGGTCTATCGGGGTGCGAATGCCCTTCCCTACGGGAGTGCAACGCTGGGGGGTGCCATTAACTTTGTCTCGCAAACCGGCTATAGCTCTCCGCTTTTGACAGCGCGATTTGAAGCCGGAAGCTTTGGATATCTTCGAGGGCAGCTCGCAGGCGGGACCGTGGAAGGGCCCGTGGACGCTTACGGATCGTTATCGGAATTTTATGAAGCGGGCTTTCGCGGGCATTCGGAGTCTAACTCCATACGCCTCACGGCAAATGTAGGATACCGGATCGGAGACGACGCGGAAAACCGTATTTACTATAGCTACATCAACCAGAGGCAGTACCTTCCGGGACCCCTCACCTTAGCGCAGACCGAATCCGATCCGGAGGAGCCAAATCGCGCGTTTTTTCGAATGAACTTGCGACGTTTCTGGGATCTTTCCCGGATTGCCGACCTTGCGACCGTGCGAGTCGATCCCGATCAAGACATCCGAACAGGGATCTACTGGCAAAATGCGCAACTTTGGCATCCTATTTTTACCTTTCTCCACGCTTCCTACAACGATTTTGGCGCTCTCTTTCAGTACCGGGGTTCTGGAGAACTTTTCGGGCATTCGGACCGCTGGGTGGTGGGGCTTCTCCCCCAGGGGGAGTTTCGAGGGGAGACCGATTTTCAAATGTTTTTTGGCCGGCCCGATCAAGGACCGCTCCAAGCCAATAGCTTTTCTGTTGCCGCTACCGTTCCCTTGTATGGAGAGAATCGGTTTTCCATCACGGACGATTTTACCCTTATAACCGGTCTTCAGCTCGCTTGGGCCTATCGTTCCAATGAGGCTTTTACTTTTATTCCTTCTCCCCCTAGCCACTTTACCGGAAGTGCTTCCAGTTCCAAGGATTACTATGGAGTCAATCCCAAGGTAGGGATCCTGTGGGA
- a CDS encoding helix-turn-helix domain-containing protein has protein sequence MRVPGRSHQETIRRQKRRPIVYVITPEECPSDSQSERLNHNAIAHRVLDGNTEWEFFLQKHSGEGPLIVLCSPDSLPILLCRLACSGRLANARLFVQWLPPVQVTRTPSRRASELPNGGSREIYSPALPSVQWIEWQYIHWVLRVVGGNLTRAARCLGMHRRTLQRKLQKSPPVR, from the coding sequence ATGCGCGTACCGGGACGTTCCCACCAGGAAACTATCCGAAGGCAAAAACGCAGGCCCATTGTCTATGTAATCACTCCGGAGGAATGCCCCAGTGATTCGCAATCGGAACGGTTAAATCATAATGCGATCGCGCATAGGGTTCTAGATGGCAACACGGAATGGGAATTTTTTCTCCAAAAACATTCCGGTGAAGGTCCGCTTATCGTTCTTTGTTCTCCTGACTCCTTGCCGATTCTTCTCTGCCGGCTCGCGTGTTCCGGTCGGCTCGCAAACGCTCGTTTGTTTGTGCAATGGCTACCTCCCGTTCAGGTTACAAGGACTCCTTCCCGTCGAGCGTCAGAACTGCCCAATGGCGGGAGCCGGGAGATCTATTCACCGGCTCTTCCTTCTGTTCAATGGATAGAGTGGCAATACATTCATTGGGTCCTCAGGGTTGTCGGGGGGAATCTTACCCGGGCCGCTCGTTGCCTTGGGATGCACCGGCGTACGCTTCAACGGAAGTTACAGAAGTCTCCTCCGGTAAGGTAA
- a CDS encoding cytochrome-c peroxidase produces MPSERKLLCSKVFSLERKPVCRKATGLEAGLLALCFLLGFSLRAFTQQQEPLTPEKGRAIFGILPRVADNPSNPVTPEKVTLGKSLFFDPRLSKSGVVSCNSCHNLAAGGVDGLPTSVGHLWQIGPRNAPTVFNAALQVAQFWDGRAKDVEEQAKGPLVNPKEMAATPELIVARLKSISFYQESFRKAFPGDKDPVTFENTARAIAAFERTLLTPSRFDRFLQGDEQALSPEEKVGLETFVQVGCISCHNGVGVGGGMFQKFGIFRKPDGFKDLGRYEVTKNEADRYVFKVPSLRNVALTAPYFTDGSVWDLGQAVRIMADVQLNRKLSDVEVKRIVSFLKSLTADPRPEMTLPTLPASTPQTPKPQLQ; encoded by the coding sequence ATGCCTTCGGAGAGAAAGCTACTGTGTAGCAAAGTCTTTTCTCTCGAACGAAAACCCGTGTGTCGAAAAGCGACAGGGCTAGAAGCTGGACTCCTAGCTCTTTGTTTCCTCCTGGGATTTTCCCTACGCGCCTTTACTCAACAACAAGAGCCCCTAACTCCGGAAAAAGGCCGGGCCATTTTTGGCATCCTTCCGAGGGTCGCCGATAATCCCTCCAACCCGGTGACGCCGGAAAAGGTTACCTTGGGGAAAAGCCTCTTTTTTGATCCCAGGCTTTCCAAAAGCGGGGTCGTTAGCTGCAATAGCTGCCACAATCTGGCTGCAGGTGGGGTCGATGGCCTGCCAACATCGGTGGGCCACCTTTGGCAGATTGGTCCCAGGAATGCGCCTACGGTCTTTAACGCTGCTCTTCAGGTGGCGCAGTTCTGGGATGGGAGGGCCAAGGATGTGGAAGAACAGGCAAAGGGTCCCCTGGTCAATCCTAAGGAAATGGCCGCAACCCCAGAGCTTATTGTAGCCCGGCTTAAGAGTATTTCCTTCTACCAGGAAAGCTTCCGAAAGGCTTTTCCAGGGGATAAGGATCCGGTGACGTTTGAGAATACGGCTCGGGCGATCGCTGCTTTCGAACGAACCCTTCTTACCCCTTCCCGGTTCGATCGTTTCTTGCAGGGGGACGAGCAGGCACTTTCCCCTGAGGAGAAGGTAGGACTTGAGACTTTTGTTCAGGTTGGCTGCATAAGCTGTCATAACGGCGTAGGGGTGGGGGGAGGAATGTTTCAAAAGTTTGGGATTTTCCGAAAACCGGATGGGTTCAAAGATCTGGGGCGGTACGAAGTCACGAAAAACGAGGCCGATCGTTACGTCTTTAAGGTTCCTTCCCTTCGAAACGTAGCGCTAACGGCTCCGTACTTTACCGACGGCTCCGTATGGGATCTTGGACAGGCGGTCCGCATCATGGCGGACGTACAGCTCAATCGCAAGCTTTCAGACGTGGAAGTAAAAAGAATTGTCTCTTTCCTTAAAAGCCTAACCGCAGACCCGCGCCCCGAAATGACTCTTCCCACTCTCCCAGCTTCGACACCGCAAACTCCCAAGCCGCAACTTCAGTAA
- the dtd gene encoding D-aminoacyl-tRNA deacylase codes for MIALVQRVSRGAVYIGGKKIASIGQGILALVGIEREDTTKAADRLAERILTYRIFPDAQHRMNRCLEEIGGELLLVPQFTLAADTHKGTRASFAKAAPPEQAQKLYQYLVDRLQQRYPKVHSGVFGATMSVELTNEGPVTFWLQAKG; via the coding sequence ATGATCGCTCTGGTCCAAAGGGTGAGTCGAGGCGCTGTCTACATCGGAGGCAAAAAGATTGCGTCCATTGGTCAAGGAATCCTTGCTTTGGTGGGGATCGAACGGGAAGACACAACGAAGGCGGCTGACCGGCTTGCGGAGCGGATTCTCACGTATCGCATTTTCCCTGACGCCCAGCACCGAATGAACCGATGCCTGGAAGAGATTGGTGGCGAGCTTTTGCTTGTGCCCCAGTTCACCCTAGCTGCCGATACCCATAAGGGCACCCGGGCAAGTTTCGCCAAGGCGGCACCCCCCGAACAGGCTCAGAAACTCTACCAATACCTCGTAGATCGATTGCAACAACGATACCCGAAGGTTCACAGTGGCGTCTTCGGCGCCACCATGTCGGTTGAGCTTACCAACGAGGGCCCCGTGACTTTCTGGCTGCAGGCAAAAGGCTAG